The DNA window GAGGTGCTCGGCATCGCGCACCCCGCGGCGGGTTTCCGTTTCGACGGCCGCACCGACCCGGAGATCGTGCGCCTGCTGGCCGCGGCGGCGGGGCGGGACCACGGCGACGACGTGGTCGACGCGGTGCTCGGGGCCTACGTCCGGCTGCTGGAGGTGGAGCTGAGCCGGCCCGGACAGAGGACCACGATCTACCCCGGCGTGCTCGACCTCATCGCGGCCCTCGAGCGGCGGCACGACTGCGTGGTGGGGCTGCTGACCGGCAACGTGCTCGAGGGTGCACGCTTGAAGTTGCGCTCGGCGGGGATGGACATCGGCCGCTTCCGCGTGGGCGCCTACGGGTCGGACCACGGGGACCGCGCTGCGCTGCCGGCCATCGCCCAGCGCAGGGTGCGGGAAGTCCTCGGCGTGGACGTCGCCGGCGCGGACGTCGTGATCCTCGGCGACACGCCCGCCGACGTGGCCTGCGGCCGCGGGATCGGGGCGCGGGCCATCGCGGTGGCGACGGGCTCGTACACCGTGCCCGACTTGATCGCGGCAGGCGCGTACACCGCCTTCGCCGACTTCTCCGACACCGACGCCGTCGTCGGCGCGACGTTCGCGCCGTGAACGGGCGGGAGATCGAGCTCAAGGCGGTGGTGGACGACCCGGCGGCGCTCGAGCCCCGGCTCGAGGCGGGCGGCGCCCGGCGCGGGTTCCGGGGGCGGATGAGCGACCGGCGGTACGACGTGCCCTCGCGCGCGCTCGAGGCGCGCGACGAGCTGCTGCGCCTGCGCAGCTTCGGGGCGGCGGCCGGCGGCGCGCCGCGGCCCGCCGAGCTCACGTGGAAGGGGCCGACGAGCCGGGAGGGCGGCTACAAGGCGCGCGAGGAGCTGCAGTGCACGGTCGGCGACGCGGCGCCGGTCGAGGCGATCCTGGCGCGGCTGGGCTTCGCCGTCACCGACGCCATCGACCGGTGCGTGGCGTTCTACGACCTCGACGGGGCCGCGCTGCGGATCGAGTGGTATCCCCGGATGGACGTGCTGCTCGAGGTGGAGGGCTCGCCCGCCACGATCGAAGCGGCCGTGGCGGCGTGCGGCGTGCCGCGCTCGGCGTTCTCGGCCGACCGGTTGACGGACTTCGCGGCGCGCTACCGGCAGCGGACCGGCGTTGCGCCGGCGCTCAACCTGGCGGCGCTGGGCGGCGAGCCGCCGGCGTGGCCCGCGTGGGGAGGTTGACGGTGTTCACCGAGGCGCGGAGCGCGGCTGGGGGCCGCAGGATGGGACGACCATGAGCGTGCTGGGAGTCGGCATCGACCTGGTGCCGTCGTCGCGGCTGGACGAGATCCTGTCGCGGCACGGCGAGCGCGCGATGCAGCGGCTCTTCACGGCCGCCGAGCGCGCGCGGGCGTCGGAGTACGCGCACGCCTCGCTCCACCTCGCGGCCCGCGTCGCGGCCAAGGAGGCGGCGTACAAGGCGCTCTCGGGCGACGGTCGCGCCAACGGCGTCGGCTGGCAGGACATCGAGGTGCGCCGCTTCGCCGACGGCCGCCCGGGCCTGGTCTTCCACGGCGCCGCCGAGCGCCGCATGGCCGAGCTGGGCGCCACACGCTGTCACCTCTCGCTCACGCACGCGGGCGGCGTGGCCGCGGCGGTCGTCGTGCTCGAGTAGCGGCGGGTTGCCGCGGGCGCGAGGCGCCGCTACGTTGCGGCATCCTCTAGCCTGAGATTGAGTTTCATCGGTATGGGCGTGCCGGCCCTGGCCTTCGTCGTCGTCACCGCACTCTCCCGAGTCGCTTCTCTTCCGGCCGAACCGCTCTCGCCCGAGGCGCGCGACGCCGCGCGCCGCGTGGCGGCCACCGTGCATCTCGCGGCGCAGGAGTACGCGCTGGCGTGGCAGGGCGGAGCCTTCACGCAGCCCGAGGAGGCCGACGAGGCGAAGCTGTTCGTCGGCGAGGCGCTCCGCGCGGCGCGCGCGCTTCCGGCGGACCTCGCGGCGCCGGCGGTTCGCGACCTCGACGATCTGCAGCGGTTGCTGGCCGCCCGGTCGCCGGCCGACTCGGTCGCGCAGCGGGCGGCGGCGCTCGAGCGGCGGATCGACGCGGCCGTGGGTGCCGTGCTCGACGAACGCCCGGCCCGCGAGCCGTCGCTCGCCGGGGGGTCGCGCATCTACGCGACCAGGTGCGCGATGTGCCACGGCGTGGCCGGCCGGGGCGACGGCCCCGCGGGAGCCGGCCTCAAGCCGCCGCCGGCCGACCTGACGTTCCGCAGCGGCGTCGCTCCCGTCGTTCCGCTCGATTACTACCGCAGGCTGACCTACGGCGTCCCCGGCACGGCCATGGCCGCGTTCGGGCCGGTGCTCTCGCGCGAGCAGCGCTGGGACGCCATCGCCTACGTGCTGAGCCTGTCGGACACGGCCGCGCCGCACACGTCGGGCGGCGACGTCGTGACCTTCGCGACCGTGCGCGCTCTGCTCGCCGGCGCGGTGGGTCAGGGGCGCCGCGAGGACCGGGCGGCCTCGGCCTCGCGGGTGCTCGACGCGTATCTCGCCTTCGAAGGCGTCGAGGCAAAGGTGCGGATCGCCGACGCTGGCCTCGCTTCGCGCGCGGAGCGGCGTTTCGCCGCCCTGCGCGAGGCGGTGCAGGTGGGCGCGCCCGACGTCGCACCGGACTACGGCGCGCTCACCCGCACCGTGGATTCCGCCGAGTCGGTCCTTGGCGAGAGTCACACGAGCTGGGGTTTCCTCGCCGAGAGCTTCCTGCTCATTCTGCGCGAGGGCTTCGAGGCCATCCTCATCGTGGCCGCCATCATGGCGGTGGTGCTGCGCAGCGGCTCGACGCGGCAGCGGCGGTCGGTGCGCTGGGGCGTCGGCCTCGCCCTGCTCGCCAGCCTCGCCACCGCCGGATTGCTGGAGTGGCTCCTCGCGGGCGGGGCGGCGCAGCGCGAAGCGCTCGAAGGCGGCGTCATGCTGGTCGCGGCCTGCGTGCTCTTCTACGTCTCCTACTGGCTGGTGTCGAAGGTCGAAGTGGCCGTGTGGCAGCGGTTCCTGCGCGAGAAGGTCGAGGCCGCCACCGCCAGCGGCCGCAGCCTCGCCCTGGCCTCGGTCGCGTTCCTGGCCGTCTATCGGGAAGGCTTCGAGACGGTGCTTTTCTACAAGGCGCTGTACGTGAGCGGCGGCGCTGGCGGCGCCGCGCCCATCACGCTCGGCCTGGCGACCGGCGCCGTCGTGCTCGTCGCCGTCTACGTCGGCATCGAGCGGTTCGGCCTCCGGATCCCGCTGCGGCCGTTCTTCGCCGTGACGGGCGCCACGCTGTTCTTCATGGCGTTCGTGTTCGCGGGAACCGGCGTGAAGGAGATGCAGGAGGGCGGCTACGTTCCTTCGACGCTGGTGCCGGGCGCGCCACGCAGCGACTTCTTCGGCATCTACCCCACCGTGCAGTCGCTCGCCGTCCAGGGCGTGATCGCGCTGAGCCTGATCGTGGCGGTGGTCTGGTGGTTTGTGCGGCGCCGCGCGCAGCGCGTGGCGGATCAGGATGCGCCCGATCCCGCCCGCGCACCGGAAACGCCCCACCCGAAAACACGATAGCCTGCCATCTGGCAGGCTATCATGGACGCCGAGGCGACGCCCCCCTCAGGAACTCCATCGCCACCGGCTGCATCTACGCCCTTCTCTAGTGGCAATGGCCGTGCCCGGCTGGATGATTAGCCGCAAGTATCTATTTCCATTGATGTTGCGATCATGGCAACGGTCTACACGAGCACCAACTGTCAAGGAA is part of the Gemmatimonadales bacterium genome and encodes:
- a CDS encoding HAD family hydrolase, with the translated sequence MKAVLFDLDGTLLWTDGAGRRAIHRALLEVLGIAHPAAGFRFDGRTDPEIVRLLAAAAGRDHGDDVVDAVLGAYVRLLEVELSRPGQRTTIYPGVLDLIAALERRHDCVVGLLTGNVLEGARLKLRSAGMDIGRFRVGAYGSDHGDRAALPAIAQRRVREVLGVDVAGADVVILGDTPADVACGRGIGARAIAVATGSYTVPDLIAAGAYTAFADFSDTDAVVGATFAP
- a CDS encoding class IV adenylate cyclase, with the protein product MNGREIELKAVVDDPAALEPRLEAGGARRGFRGRMSDRRYDVPSRALEARDELLRLRSFGAAAGGAPRPAELTWKGPTSREGGYKAREELQCTVGDAAPVEAILARLGFAVTDAIDRCVAFYDLDGAALRIEWYPRMDVLLEVEGSPATIEAAVAACGVPRSAFSADRLTDFAARYRQRTGVAPALNLAALGGEPPAWPAWGG
- the acpS gene encoding holo-ACP synthase; the protein is MSVLGVGIDLVPSSRLDEILSRHGERAMQRLFTAAERARASEYAHASLHLAARVAAKEAAYKALSGDGRANGVGWQDIEVRRFADGRPGLVFHGAAERRMAELGATRCHLSLTHAGGVAAAVVVLE
- a CDS encoding cytochrome c/FTR1 family iron permease; this encodes MSFIGMGVPALAFVVVTALSRVASLPAEPLSPEARDAARRVAATVHLAAQEYALAWQGGAFTQPEEADEAKLFVGEALRAARALPADLAAPAVRDLDDLQRLLAARSPADSVAQRAAALERRIDAAVGAVLDERPAREPSLAGGSRIYATRCAMCHGVAGRGDGPAGAGLKPPPADLTFRSGVAPVVPLDYYRRLTYGVPGTAMAAFGPVLSREQRWDAIAYVLSLSDTAAPHTSGGDVVTFATVRALLAGAVGQGRREDRAASASRVLDAYLAFEGVEAKVRIADAGLASRAERRFAALREAVQVGAPDVAPDYGALTRTVDSAESVLGESHTSWGFLAESFLLILREGFEAILIVAAIMAVVLRSGSTRQRRSVRWGVGLALLASLATAGLLEWLLAGGAAQREALEGGVMLVAACVLFYVSYWLVSKVEVAVWQRFLREKVEAATASGRSLALASVAFLAVYREGFETVLFYKALYVSGGAGGAAPITLGLATGAVVLVAVYVGIERFGLRIPLRPFFAVTGATLFFMAFVFAGTGVKEMQEGGYVPSTLVPGAPRSDFFGIYPTVQSLAVQGVIALSLIVAVVWWFVRRRAQRVADQDAPDPARAPETPHPKTR